In the Anaerolineae bacterium genome, TTTCTCCGGATTCATGATGGATCCTTTGTTTGATTCCTTTTTCAAAGACTTTTTTGACCCTGGTTTTGAACAGCAACACAAAAGAACAAGCCTTGGATCAGGAGTTATTATTGATGGAAAACGGGGCCTTATTCTCACAAATGCGCACGTGCTTGCAAAAAGCACAAGCATAACGGTTGTTTTAAATGATGAACGGAAATTTGATGCCAGGATTATAGGCACTGATCCTGATTCCGATCTGGCGGTGCTGCGAATATCATCAAAAGATTCTCTTCCCTCTATAGAAATGGGCGGCTCCGACGACCTTATGATAGGGGAAACTATTATAGCCATAGGAAACCCGTTCGGATTTTCCAACACAGTAACAACAGGGGTTATAAGCGCAGTAAACCGAAGCATCAGGACAGACAACGCTGTTTATCATGATTTTATACAGTTAGACGCATCCATTAATCCCGGCAACAGCGGAGGAGCCCTGCTTAATATAAACGGCGAACTTATCGGCATTAATACTGCAATTTATGCAAAAGCCCAGGGAATAGGCTTTGCCATACCCATTAACAAGGCAAAAAGGATTGTGTCAGACCTTATTCGATACGGAGAGGTTGTTCAAATATGGCTTGGCATAACTGTGCAGAATCTTGATAAAAAGCTTGCCCAATACCTGAAAGCTCCTGAACACAAGGGTGTGGTTGTCAAAGAGGTCTCAAGTGGAGGGCCCGGTAATAAAGCAGACATCCAGGACGGTGATATTATCCTGTCTGTCGGCTCCAGGAGCACCCCTTCGATTGAGCATTACCATACAGCCATGAAAAATTATGCCAAGGGGGATATGATCAAAATAAAGCTCTGGCGAAACAACAAAGTAATTAGTGTTTCAACAAAAGCCGATGTGTTCCCTGAAAAGCTGGCCATGGAACTTGGCTTCAAACTTCTTGGGGTAAAGGTTGAAAACCTGTCTTTAACAAAACGTTTTCAATATAAAACATCCGAAAAAACAGGTGTGGTGATTTCATCAATTAACGGTCAATCCCATCTGGCACGTATCGGGGTAAAACCCGGTGATATAATACGGCAAATTGATGAAATGGCTGTAAGCAGCGTAAAGGATTTTGAAAAAGCGGTTGTAAAATACCGCAATAAAAGATCGGTAGTCCTTTTATTGCAGCGCGGCGATCAAAGCTATTATATAACCATAAAATTATAATGATTGTCTTTTCATGTTGTTCATTACGAAGAGCCGAATGAGGGAATGGGCTCCTACAAAAACCGGCAATCGCTACCGTTGTCATACACGCCCCGGGCATTAGGCGAAAAACTCGCCATAAACCAGGGCGCAGAGGTTTATTTAGCAAAAAAGCTCTGTGTTCTCAGCGATCTCTGTGGTAAAAAAAGACACTTTAAATGGGGATTATCCGATAAGATGAAGCGCATTAGAATATTAAATCTTTTAAAGTCAGACAAACCCATAGGTAATGTAATTATAATGGGGTGGATCAGAACCCGGCGTGATTCAAAGGGCTTTTCCTTTTTAGAAATTAACGACGGGTCATGCCTTAAAAACATACAGGTGGTTGCAGACAGCTCCCTTGCTAATTATGAAGAAATAACAAAGATTTCAACAGGATCGGCGGTAAGTGTAACCGGTTCCTTAATGGAATCTCAGGGAAAAGGACAAAGATGGGAGTTAAAAGCAGATGGTATGGAAATACTCGGCTTTGCCCCTGATACATTCCCGCTGCAAAAAAAACGGCATGGCGACGAGTTTTTAAGAACCATCGCTCATTTAAGACCAAGAACCAACAAATACGGAGCTATCTTTCGTATAAGATCGGAGCTGTCCTTTGCAATACATAAATTCTTTAAAGACAGAGGCTTTAAATATATTCATACTCCGGCTTTAACCGCTTCTGACTGCGAAGGTGCCGGGGAAATGTTTAAGGTAACCACGCTGGATTTAGATAATGTTCCAAAAAAGGATGGAAAAACCGACTTTTCGCTCGATTTTTTCGGCGCTGCAACAAATCTGACGGTATCTGGACAGCTTTCAGCAGAGATGTTTGCCCTGGCATTAGGCGATGTTTATACGTTCGGCCCGACTTTCAGAGCTGAAAACTCAAATACAAGCAGGCATGTTGCTGAATTCTGGATGGTTGAACCTGAGATGGCCTTTAGCGATCTAAACGACGCCATGGATTTGAGCGAAGAATTTTTGAAATATCTGACAGGATATGTAATGGATGAATGCGGGGCTGATCTGGAACTTTTTGCAAAGTATGTTGACAAAAACCTTATGACAACACTGGAAAGTTTAATCTCGTCCGGTTTTACAAGGCTTTCATACAAAGAGGCTGTGAAGATTTTAAGTAAATCAGGACAAGATTTTGAGTTTGAGGCAGGCTTCGGCAAAGACTTGCAGTCCGAGCACGAAAAATATCTTACCGAACACTATTTTAAAAACCCTGTGATTGTCTATGATTATCCCAAAGACATAAAGCCTTTTTATATGAGAATAAATGACGATAATAAAACCGTTGCCGCCATGGATGTTCTTGTGCCGAAAATAGGGGAGATAATAGGCGGAAGCCAGCGCGAAGAACGGCTGAATATTCTTGAAGCAAGGATGGACAAACAGGGATTGTTAAAAAAGGATTACTGGTGGTATATCGAATCCAGAAAATACGGCTCTGCTTTCCACAGTGGATTTGGCCTGGGTTTTGAACGTTTGCTGATGTTTTTAACAGGCACAACCAATATCAGGGATGTCATACCCTTTCCAAGAACCCCGAACAATATTTCTTTTTAAAACATCGTGTTGTAGCTATTCACATTTATCGGTTCAAAGTTCACGGTTTCTTCAATGAATATCTATGTTCGTCAGTGTGTGTCTGTGGCTAAGAATTGATTTCTGTAAGGCTTTTATTAATAATAATATGTTTGTTTTTCATATGTCGAGTACGCTGACATTAAGCGCATTGTTTTGAATAAACTCTCTTCGCGGCTCAACCTCTTCTCCCATAAGGATTGTAAAAATTTCATCCGCTTCGACCACATCATCAATCTTTATCTGCAGCAAAGCTCTGTTGTTGGGATCCATGGTAGTCTCCCATAGCTGGCCTGGATTCATTTCGCCAAGACCCTTATATCTCTGAACAGCCAGACCTTTCTTGCCATCTTCTATTAAAAAGGATAAAAGATCTTTTTTGTCCTTTTTAACAACATCGGTACCTGTTTTGTCATTATTAAAGATCAAAAACGGAGGGTAATTAAATTTTAATATATTTTTTCCTGCAACAAGACATCTCTGATAATCCGACGAACACACAAATCCTCTGCCGATTTTAACCGGTTTTATTTCCCTGTCTGATATGGCTGTTGCCAAAACATCCTGATGTATACTGTCTTTAAGGCTAACCATAATTTCATATATATCTCTTTCCTGATTCCAGATCGGCCCACCAACACTGTAACCATCTTTTAACAACTGGTCGTTGAGATATGTCATTTGCT is a window encoding:
- a CDS encoding Do family serine endopeptidase, translating into MIHIYKKFIHLIIAFIAILIISFPCSAAEYERENPVVRAVRKVSPAVVNINSEYEVRGRTNPFSGFMMDPLFDSFFKDFFDPGFEQQHKRTSLGSGVIIDGKRGLILTNAHVLAKSTSITVVLNDERKFDARIIGTDPDSDLAVLRISSKDSLPSIEMGGSDDLMIGETIIAIGNPFGFSNTVTTGVISAVNRSIRTDNAVYHDFIQLDASINPGNSGGALLNINGELIGINTAIYAKAQGIGFAIPINKAKRIVSDLIRYGEVVQIWLGITVQNLDKKLAQYLKAPEHKGVVVKEVSSGGPGNKADIQDGDIILSVGSRSTPSIEHYHTAMKNYAKGDMIKIKLWRNNKVISVSTKADVFPEKLAMELGFKLLGVKVENLSLTKRFQYKTSEKTGVVISSINGQSHLARIGVKPGDIIRQIDEMAVSSVKDFEKAVVKYRNKRSVVLLLQRGDQSYYITIKL
- the asnS gene encoding asparagine--tRNA ligase, encoding MKRIRILNLLKSDKPIGNVIIMGWIRTRRDSKGFSFLEINDGSCLKNIQVVADSSLANYEEITKISTGSAVSVTGSLMESQGKGQRWELKADGMEILGFAPDTFPLQKKRHGDEFLRTIAHLRPRTNKYGAIFRIRSELSFAIHKFFKDRGFKYIHTPALTASDCEGAGEMFKVTTLDLDNVPKKDGKTDFSLDFFGAATNLTVSGQLSAEMFALALGDVYTFGPTFRAENSNTSRHVAEFWMVEPEMAFSDLNDAMDLSEEFLKYLTGYVMDECGADLELFAKYVDKNLMTTLESLISSGFTRLSYKEAVKILSKSGQDFEFEAGFGKDLQSEHEKYLTEHYFKNPVIVYDYPKDIKPFYMRINDDNKTVAAMDVLVPKIGEIIGGSQREERLNILEARMDKQGLLKKDYWWYIESRKYGSAFHSGFGLGFERLLMFLTGTTNIRDVIPFPRTPNNISF